A window of Eikenella corrodens contains these coding sequences:
- a CDS encoding outer membrane beta-barrel protein produces the protein MQKTLLALSILSFAAAASAAPDSQETPLHPIKDGRYTVTTGYEHLNSKVNVIKQSSDGFVLRGRADIPLAQQHAIRAELTYSRRSSDMKENGVTTVDGGKSDGIDLYAGYLYSPSGFKQGGLRVGGGLGYGYTDSNARAHRTVHAPNIVDNNSSTLYLKAQVEYEQDLGGGWSITPWGEAQVSLRDRTETKWSQAYSIPDETYKGSNYEISLGVDAQKQFTPNLALTFGPYYRYAHLKSDARDHAGYHFDSSSGHGHGFGIRAGLRF, from the coding sequence ATGCAGAAAACCCTACTCGCCCTTTCCATCCTTTCCTTCGCCGCCGCCGCATCCGCCGCGCCCGATTCCCAAGAAACCCCGCTGCACCCGATTAAAGACGGGAGATATACCGTTACCACCGGCTACGAGCATCTCAATTCAAAAGTCAACGTTATCAAACAAAGCAGCGATGGCTTTGTTCTACGGGGTCGTGCCGATATCCCGCTGGCGCAACAGCACGCCATCCGTGCCGAGCTGACATATAGCCGCCGCAGTTCCGATATGAAAGAAAACGGCGTAACCACGGTGGACGGCGGCAAATCCGACGGCATCGACCTGTATGCGGGTTATTTGTACTCCCCGTCCGGTTTCAAGCAGGGCGGCCTGCGCGTGGGCGGCGGGCTGGGTTACGGTTATACGGATAGCAACGCCCGCGCACACCGCACCGTCCATGCCCCGAATATTGTGGACAATAATTCAAGCACTCTGTATCTGAAAGCGCAGGTAGAATACGAGCAGGACTTGGGCGGCGGTTGGAGCATCACACCGTGGGGCGAAGCACAGGTCAGCCTGCGTGACAGAACTGAAACCAAATGGTCGCAGGCTTACAGCATACCCGATGAAACATACAAGGGCAGTAACTACGAAATCAGCTTGGGTGTGGACGCGCAAAAACAGTTCACCCCGAATCTGGCGCTGACCTTCGGCCCGTATTACCGATATGCTCATTTAAAATCCGATGCCCGCGACCATGCCGGCTACCATTTCGATTCGTCCAGCGGCCACGGGCACGGCTTCGGCATCCGCGCCGGCCTGCGCTTTTAA
- the dapC gene encoding succinyldiaminopimelate transaminase has translation MNPHLSQLQPYPFARLREAMQGVNPPEGVVPVPLQIGEPKHPAPAVITDALTAALPRLDAYPQTAGLPELRQACAGFLQRRYGLALDPDSQILPVLGSREALFSFVQAALGGNEQEKPVVVCPNPFYQIYEGAALLAGAETAFANCRAPHFKPDWSSIPEAVWQRVKLVFVCSPHNPCGSVMQKADWAELFELQSRYGFIIAADECYSEIYFEGEPPIGCLQAAAELGRGFGKLVMFTSLSKRSNVPGLRSGFVAGDAALLKDFLLYRTYHGSAMGIPVQMASIAAWNDETHVMENRRLYQEKFARVLPILAQGFEVTRPDASFYIWLQAPDGDDLAFTRTLWREAAIQVLPGRFLARDTAQGNPGAGYVRIALVAPVADCVAAAEKIVAIRRRCYP, from the coding sequence ATGAACCCACACCTATCCCAACTCCAGCCCTACCCTTTCGCCCGCCTGCGCGAAGCCATGCAAGGCGTGAATCCGCCCGAGGGCGTTGTGCCCGTGCCACTGCAAATCGGCGAGCCCAAACACCCTGCCCCCGCCGTGATTACCGATGCGCTCACCGCCGCCCTGCCGCGCCTCGATGCCTATCCGCAAACCGCCGGCCTGCCCGAGCTGCGCCAAGCCTGCGCCGGCTTCCTGCAACGCCGCTACGGCCTCGCGCTCGATCCAGATAGCCAAATCCTGCCCGTGCTGGGCAGCCGCGAAGCCCTGTTTTCCTTCGTACAGGCGGCGCTGGGCGGCAACGAGCAGGAAAAACCCGTGGTGGTGTGCCCCAATCCGTTTTATCAGATTTACGAAGGCGCCGCGCTCCTGGCCGGGGCGGAAACCGCGTTTGCCAACTGCCGAGCCCCGCACTTTAAGCCCGATTGGAGCAGCATTCCCGAAGCCGTGTGGCAGCGCGTGAAACTGGTGTTCGTTTGTTCGCCGCACAACCCCTGCGGCAGTGTGATGCAGAAAGCCGACTGGGCAGAACTCTTTGAATTGCAAAGCCGTTACGGCTTTATCATCGCCGCCGACGAATGCTATTCCGAAATTTATTTCGAAGGCGAGCCGCCCATCGGCTGCCTGCAGGCCGCTGCCGAATTGGGTCGCGGCTTCGGCAAACTGGTGATGTTCACCAGCCTCTCCAAACGCTCCAACGTACCCGGCCTGCGCTCCGGCTTCGTGGCCGGCGATGCCGCGCTGCTCAAAGATTTCCTGCTCTACCGCACCTACCACGGCAGCGCCATGGGCATTCCCGTGCAGATGGCCAGCATCGCCGCCTGGAACGATGAAACCCATGTAATGGAAAACCGCCGCCTGTATCAGGAAAAATTCGCCCGCGTGCTGCCGATTCTGGCGCAGGGCTTTGAGGTAACACGGCCGGACGCTTCGTTTTATATTTGGCTGCAAGCGCCCGACGGCGACGATTTGGCCTTCACCCGCACCCTGTGGCGCGAAGCGGCTATCCAAGTACTGCCCGGCCGCTTTCTGGCGCGCGACACCGCGCAAGGCAACCCCGGCGCCGGCTATGTGCGCATCGCGCTGGTCGCCCCCGTAGCCGACTGCGTGGCAGCGGCGGAAAAGATTGTGGCAATCCGCCGGCGTTGTTATCCATAG
- the tsaD gene encoding tRNA (adenosine(37)-N6)-threonylcarbamoyltransferase complex transferase subunit TsaD: MLVLGIESSCDETGVALYSTEHGLIGNQLHTQMAMHAEYGGVVPELASRDHIRRLVPLTQACLHEAGKNYADIDAVAYTQGPGLGGALLAGCAYANALAFSLGKSVIPVHHLEGHLLSPLLAEEKPAFPFVALLVSGGHTQFMAVRGIGNYELLGESVDDAAGEAFDKTAKLLGLPYPGGAKLSELAKLGRPNAFTFPRPMLHSRDLQMSFSGLKTAVLTAVQNVRAEHGGSLPDAIRNDICRAFQDAVVDVLLAKSRQALLHTGYRTLVVAGGVGANWKLRAELAALQVRPNPKAKPEAVRTYFPPLPLCTDNGAMIAFAGAMHLQQAQPAAGFNVRPRWPLAEIVR; encoded by the coding sequence ATGCTCGTTCTCGGCATCGAATCCTCCTGCGACGAAACCGGCGTGGCGCTCTACAGCACCGAACATGGCCTCATCGGCAACCAGCTGCACACCCAAATGGCCATGCATGCCGAATATGGCGGCGTGGTGCCCGAGCTGGCCAGCCGCGACCACATCCGCCGCCTCGTGCCGCTCACCCAAGCCTGCCTGCACGAAGCCGGCAAAAACTACGCCGACATCGATGCCGTCGCCTACACCCAAGGCCCCGGCCTTGGCGGCGCGCTCTTGGCCGGTTGTGCCTATGCCAACGCGCTCGCCTTTTCGCTGGGCAAATCCGTGATTCCCGTGCACCACCTCGAAGGCCACCTGCTCTCCCCGCTGTTAGCCGAAGAAAAACCCGCCTTTCCCTTCGTTGCCCTGCTCGTATCCGGCGGCCACACCCAATTCATGGCCGTGCGCGGCATCGGCAACTACGAACTGCTCGGCGAAAGCGTGGACGATGCCGCCGGCGAAGCCTTCGACAAAACCGCCAAACTGCTCGGCCTGCCCTACCCCGGCGGCGCAAAACTTTCCGAATTGGCCAAGCTCGGCCGCCCCAATGCTTTCACCTTTCCACGCCCTATGCTGCATTCGCGCGATTTGCAAATGAGCTTCTCCGGCCTCAAAACCGCCGTGCTCACTGCCGTGCAAAACGTGCGCGCCGAACATGGCGGCAGCCTGCCGGACGCCATCCGCAACGATATCTGCCGCGCCTTCCAAGACGCTGTGGTGGACGTGCTGCTGGCCAAGTCCCGCCAAGCCCTGCTGCACACCGGCTACCGCACCCTTGTGGTGGCCGGCGGCGTGGGCGCCAATTGGAAACTGCGTGCCGAACTCGCCGCGCTGCAAGTGCGCCCCAACCCCAAAGCCAAGCCCGAAGCCGTACGCACTTATTTCCCGCCACTGCCGCTGTGCACCGACAACGGTGCCATGATCGCCTTCGCCGGTGCCATGCACCTGCAACAGGCACAGCCCGCCGCCGGATTCAACGTGCGCCCGCGCTGGCCGCTGGCAGAAATCGTGCGGTAA
- the gmhB gene encoding D-glycero-beta-D-manno-heptose 1,7-bisphosphate 7-phosphatase, translating to MKLIILDRDGVLNQDRDDFIKSEDEWIPLPGSMDAVALFKQADYTVVIATNQSGIGRRYFSMQDLNEMHEKMHRLANEAGGSIDGIWFCPHTDADRCSCRKPKPGMVEDILNRFNTDARGVYLVGDSLRDLQAIDAVGGLPVLVLTGKGKKTLAAGGLPENTQVFDDLLSFAQHLINPPETEQEA from the coding sequence ATGAAACTCATCATCCTCGACCGCGACGGCGTGCTCAACCAAGACCGCGACGATTTTATAAAATCCGAAGACGAATGGATTCCCCTGCCCGGCAGCATGGATGCCGTGGCGCTGTTTAAGCAGGCCGACTACACCGTTGTGATCGCTACCAACCAATCCGGCATTGGCCGCCGCTATTTCTCCATGCAAGACCTCAACGAAATGCACGAAAAAATGCACCGCCTGGCCAATGAAGCCGGCGGCAGCATCGACGGCATTTGGTTTTGCCCGCACACCGACGCCGACCGCTGCTCCTGCCGCAAGCCCAAGCCCGGCATGGTGGAAGACATCCTCAACCGCTTCAATACCGACGCACGCGGCGTGTATCTCGTGGGCGACAGCCTGCGCGATTTACAAGCCATCGACGCCGTGGGCGGCCTGCCCGTGCTCGTGCTCACCGGCAAAGGCAAGAAAACCCTAGCCGCCGGCGGGCTACCTGAAAACACCCAAGTGTTCGACGACCTGCTCTCCTTCGCCCAACACCTCATCAACCCACCCGAAACCGAACAGGAAGCCTGA
- a CDS encoding lysophospholipid acyltransferase family protein, which yields MISLWIRNLAYWLLMALVTPPLFIVMLLTAPIPGALHALATRWALMLMWLLENIVGLKYRVEGAENIPQDPAVICCKHQSGWETLAMQKIFPPQVFVAKRELFRIPFFGWGLKFAGTIGIDRRNPVKASAQIIEQGSKRKAQGYWITIFPEGTRMPPGSKGRYKSGAARTAQLLEMDIVPVALNSGEFWPKNSFLKHPGEISVIICPPIKHDSGSIAELTAATEAAIESQMPRITGRGPCYGVAKPGSEQKGSAA from the coding sequence ATGATTTCCCTGTGGATACGCAACCTCGCCTATTGGCTGCTGATGGCACTCGTTACCCCGCCGCTGTTTATCGTGATGCTGCTCACCGCCCCCATCCCGGGCGCCCTCCACGCCCTCGCCACCCGCTGGGCGCTGATGCTGATGTGGCTCTTGGAAAACATCGTCGGTCTCAAATACCGCGTGGAAGGCGCAGAAAACATCCCCCAAGACCCCGCCGTTATCTGCTGCAAACACCAATCCGGCTGGGAAACGCTGGCTATGCAGAAAATCTTCCCGCCGCAAGTGTTCGTGGCCAAACGCGAACTCTTCCGCATCCCCTTCTTCGGCTGGGGGCTCAAGTTTGCCGGCACCATCGGCATCGACCGGCGCAACCCCGTAAAAGCCTCCGCCCAAATCATCGAGCAAGGCAGCAAACGCAAAGCGCAAGGCTATTGGATCACCATCTTCCCCGAAGGCACGCGCATGCCGCCCGGCAGCAAAGGCCGCTATAAAAGCGGCGCCGCCCGCACCGCCCAGCTGTTAGAGATGGACATCGTGCCCGTTGCCCTCAACAGCGGCGAATTCTGGCCGAAAAACTCCTTTCTCAAACATCCCGGCGAAATCAGCGTCATCATCTGCCCGCCGATTAAACACGACTCCGGCAGCATCGCCGAGCTCACCGCCGCCACCGAAGCAGCCATCGAAAGCCAAATGCCCCGCATCACCGGCCGCGGCCCCTGCTACGGCGTCGCCAAACCGGGCAGCGAACAGAAAGGCAGCGCAGCATGA
- the ccsB gene encoding c-type cytochrome biogenesis protein CcsB, with amino-acid sequence MTNPNTPDALPQKQAASAHRLPQHELLQEQRFWKLLSVADWLFAALMTAIAAAVQILLPHRMDIYEVCILWLSAASAVWLGWFYKPLRLLMPLCIALAYAATVLYAGQMANGERFLLRYFLASQSAIGWLCALVPMAWLCYALGLLGGNKQAETDNTHAVPMLLRLARYLAWAAAAIGLTGMLVRWHESYLISPRDGHIPISNLYEVFILFIVITALMFLYYEGKFRLQRLGVFVYTLQLILVGFVLWYTFSRNAQQIRPLIPALQSWWMKLHVPANFIGYGAFCLAAFLGVAELMKLRRPSLRLPEAEVIEEAMYQAIAIGFLFFTAATVLGALWAADAWGRYWSWDPKENWALVVWLNYAAWLHIRLVRGWGGKPLAWWAIIGFFITAFAFIGVNMFLSGLHSYGGL; translated from the coding sequence ATGACCAACCCTAACACGCCTGATGCCCTGCCGCAAAAACAGGCGGCCAGTGCCCACCGGCTGCCGCAGCACGAGCTGTTGCAGGAGCAGCGTTTTTGGAAACTGCTTTCCGTAGCCGACTGGCTGTTTGCCGCCCTGATGACGGCCATTGCCGCCGCCGTGCAGATTCTGCTGCCGCACCGCATGGACATATATGAAGTGTGCATTTTATGGCTCAGCGCCGCCTCCGCCGTGTGGCTGGGCTGGTTTTACAAACCGCTGCGCCTGCTGATGCCGCTGTGCATCGCCCTGGCCTATGCCGCCACCGTGCTCTATGCCGGGCAGATGGCCAACGGCGAACGCTTCCTGCTGCGCTATTTCTTAGCCAGCCAATCGGCCATCGGCTGGCTGTGCGCCCTGGTACCGATGGCCTGGCTGTGCTACGCGCTCGGCTTGCTCGGCGGCAACAAACAGGCGGAAACAGACAACACGCACGCCGTACCCATGCTGCTTCGCCTCGCCCGCTACCTGGCTTGGGCGGCCGCTGCCATTGGGCTCACCGGCATGCTGGTGCGCTGGCATGAAAGCTACCTCATCAGCCCGCGCGACGGTCACATCCCGATTTCGAACCTGTATGAAGTGTTCATCCTGTTTATCGTCATCACCGCTTTGATGTTCCTGTATTACGAAGGCAAGTTCCGCCTGCAGCGGCTGGGCGTGTTTGTGTACACCCTGCAGCTGATTTTGGTCGGCTTCGTGCTGTGGTACACCTTCAGCCGCAACGCCCAGCAAATCCGGCCGCTGATTCCCGCCCTGCAATCGTGGTGGATGAAGCTGCATGTGCCTGCCAATTTCATCGGCTACGGCGCATTTTGCCTGGCCGCTTTCCTCGGTGTGGCCGAATTGATGAAACTGCGCCGCCCCTCGTTGAGGCTACCTGAAGCCGAAGTGATTGAAGAAGCCATGTATCAGGCCATCGCCATCGGTTTCCTCTTCTTCACCGCAGCCACCGTGCTCGGCGCGCTGTGGGCAGCCGATGCCTGGGGGCGCTATTGGAGCTGGGACCCGAAAGAAAACTGGGCGCTGGTGGTGTGGCTTAACTACGCGGCCTGGCTGCATATCCGCCTGGTGCGCGGCTGGGGCGGCAAGCCCTTGGCGTGGTGGGCGATTATCGGCTTCTTCATCACCGCCTTCGCTTTTATCGGCGTGAATATGTTTTTGAGCGGGCTGCACTCCTACGGCGGGCTGTAA
- a CDS encoding DUF488 domain-containing protein, which yields MPAIRRIYGYTPSAAPAIFCDRLYPRGIRKETFAAVQWLKDIAPSAELRRWYHAAPQERFPEFAARYTEELQNGSAHAALLALKTQLAAAPDTVLLTAVRCPQQSHLSVLAEVLGWEKVDWGDGA from the coding sequence ATGCCCGCCATCCGCCGCATCTACGGCTACACGCCCTCTGCCGCCCCCGCCATTTTCTGCGACCGCCTCTACCCGCGCGGCATCCGCAAAGAAACCTTCGCCGCCGTGCAGTGGCTCAAAGACATTGCGCCTTCCGCCGAGCTGCGCCGCTGGTATCACGCCGCGCCGCAAGAGCGTTTCCCCGAATTTGCCGCACGCTATACCGAAGAGCTGCAAAACGGCAGCGCCCATGCCGCGCTGCTGGCACTGAAAACGCAGCTTGCCGCCGCGCCGGATACCGTGTTGCTCACCGCCGTTCGCTGCCCGCAGCAGAGCCATCTTTCGGTGTTGGCCGAGGTGTTGGGCTGGGAAAAAGTGGATTGGGGCGATGGCGCTTGA
- the rfbC gene encoding dTDP-4-dehydrorhamnose 3,5-epimerase, producing MNIFDTALPDVKIIEPEAHGDERGFFMETFRDNWFREHIGHHTFVQENHSRSEYGVLRGLHYQTVCPQGKLVRVVSGSMFDVAVDLRRSSPTFGHWVGAVLSAENRYQMWIPPGFAHGFYTTDSHADIVYKCTNYYQPDHEHTLFWHDPAVGIDWPLAAPPLLSGKDAAGSLLAQAVLFD from the coding sequence ATGAATATTTTCGACACCGCCCTGCCCGATGTGAAAATCATCGAGCCCGAAGCCCACGGCGACGAGCGCGGCTTCTTTATGGAAACCTTCCGCGACAACTGGTTTCGCGAGCACATCGGCCACCACACTTTTGTGCAGGAAAACCACTCCCGCTCCGAATATGGCGTACTGCGCGGCCTGCACTATCAAACCGTTTGCCCGCAAGGCAAGCTGGTGCGCGTGGTATCGGGCAGCATGTTCGACGTAGCCGTGGATTTGCGCCGCTCCTCGCCCACTTTCGGCCATTGGGTGGGCGCAGTGCTTTCGGCTGAAAACCGCTACCAAATGTGGATTCCGCCCGGCTTCGCGCACGGCTTCTACACCACCGACAGCCACGCCGACATCGTGTATAAATGCACCAACTACTACCAGCCCGACCACGAACACACCCTGTTCTGGCACGACCCCGCTGTGGGCATCGACTGGCCGCTGGCCGCCCCGCCGTTGCTTTCCGGCAAAGATGCCGCCGGCAGCCTGCTGGCACAGGCCGTATTATTCGATTAA
- the rsmA gene encoding 16S rRNA (adenine(1518)-N(6)/adenine(1519)-N(6))-dimethyltransferase RsmA — protein sequence MTQHTARKRFGQNFLQDSRIIADIVQAVRPQPADTVVEIGPGLGAITEPLAAKLDCLHVCEIDRDIIGYLKTRPYAGKLVIHEGDVLQFDFASVPRRKKIVGNLPYNISTPLLFHLSRYADEVEDMHFMLQKEVVERMVAEPGSNDFGRLSVMLQYFFEMEKLLDVPPEAFSPAPKVDSAVVRLIPAKHRIGQAQDFEQFAALVKQAFHQRRKTIRNNLKGLADDDDLQAAGINPQERAEHIAPEKYVALANLLAQKAT from the coding sequence ATGACCCAACATACCGCCCGCAAACGATTCGGGCAGAACTTTCTGCAAGATTCCCGCATCATTGCCGACATCGTCCAGGCCGTGCGGCCGCAGCCTGCCGATACCGTAGTGGAAATCGGCCCAGGCCTCGGCGCGATTACCGAGCCCTTGGCCGCCAAGCTCGATTGCCTGCACGTGTGCGAAATCGACCGCGACATCATAGGCTACCTGAAAACCAGGCCCTATGCCGGCAAGCTCGTTATCCACGAAGGCGATGTATTGCAGTTCGATTTCGCCAGCGTGCCCAGGCGCAAAAAAATCGTCGGTAACCTACCCTACAACATCTCCACCCCGCTGCTGTTCCACCTCAGCCGCTATGCCGACGAAGTGGAAGACATGCACTTCATGCTGCAAAAAGAAGTGGTGGAACGCATGGTGGCCGAGCCCGGCAGCAACGATTTCGGCCGCCTGAGCGTGATGCTGCAATACTTCTTTGAAATGGAAAAACTGCTCGACGTGCCGCCCGAGGCCTTTTCCCCCGCACCCAAAGTCGATTCCGCAGTAGTGCGGCTGATTCCGGCCAAACACCGCATCGGGCAGGCGCAGGATTTCGAGCAATTCGCCGCCCTGGTGAAACAAGCCTTCCACCAGCGCCGCAAAACCATCCGCAATAACCTCAAAGGCCTGGCCGACGACGATGATTTGCAGGCCGCCGGTATCAACCCGCAAGAGCGTGCCGAACATATCGCGCCCGAAAAATATGTGGCCTTGGCCAACCTGTTAGCCCAAAAGGCTACCTGA
- a CDS encoding cytochrome c biogenesis protein ResB, whose translation MSTPDPARTPLLRRPWFAFFSSMRFAVALLSLLALASVIGTVLQQNQAEVAYVVEFGPFWHQIFRFLGLYDVYSAPWFVAILAFLMLSTGLCLWRNIPPFLREMKSFRLSASARSLAAMKHSTLLAAAPAPEIAERYLKVSGFAVQSRQREDGSFIIAAKKGSLNKWGYIFAHAAIIVICLGGLIDSNLPIKLAMFSGSLKPNKTAQFSNDFGKESRLGSNTLSFRGNVNIREGQTVQEVFLDTGDGLLVQELPFSVTLKQFHVDYYENGMPKNFASDLIVTDRQSGQTYTPTVKVNHPFTLHGISLYQASFGDGGSGLTFRAWNLGTPSAASTELKAASLSAFPLHLGQNQTQQYTLEFTELRPLNVEDEEQTDNAASQPANLRHRLNEARSVQQSDALHNVGPTITFRLRDQAGQAREYVNYMLPLRRGGDFYFATGERGSNSEDYRWLMIPADKNGKPDTFMHLRAVLLQPELREAVLDRAVADMPEPSKTRFREALGNILELFAREGYVGINQFVENKIPAAEQDRMRELFYQMLFGAGNIALEQALSEQGLDWPQNEERNRFLINSFDAYTGLTRFGSPVLLQLNGYNEVKSSGLQMTRSPGQGLVYLGSVLLILGTALMFYLREQRAWLLYDHGQALFAMSSARLKRQLEPIFATHTQHLTRLAQELNHDQP comes from the coding sequence ATGAGTACACCCGATCCCGCCAGAACCCCGCTGTTGCGGCGGCCTTGGTTTGCCTTCTTCAGCTCCATGCGCTTTGCCGTGGCGCTGCTCTCGCTGCTCGCGCTCGCTTCAGTGATCGGCACGGTGCTGCAGCAAAATCAGGCGGAGGTGGCTTATGTGGTGGAATTCGGGCCGTTCTGGCATCAGATTTTCCGTTTCCTCGGCTTGTATGATGTGTATTCCGCGCCGTGGTTTGTGGCTATTTTGGCATTCTTGATGCTCTCCACCGGCCTGTGCCTGTGGCGCAACATCCCGCCTTTCCTGCGCGAAATGAAAAGTTTCCGCCTGAGTGCCTCTGCCCGCTCGCTGGCCGCCATGAAGCACAGCACCCTGCTCGCCGCCGCGCCCGCGCCCGAAATTGCCGAACGCTACCTGAAAGTTTCCGGCTTCGCCGTGCAAAGCCGGCAGCGCGAAGACGGCAGCTTCATCATCGCGGCAAAAAAAGGCAGCCTCAACAAATGGGGCTACATCTTCGCCCACGCCGCCATCATCGTGATTTGCCTGGGCGGCCTTATCGACAGCAATCTGCCGATTAAGCTAGCCATGTTTTCAGGTAGCCTCAAGCCCAACAAAACTGCCCAGTTCTCCAACGATTTCGGCAAAGAAAGCCGCTTGGGCAGCAATACCTTATCGTTTCGCGGCAATGTGAACATCCGCGAAGGGCAAACCGTGCAGGAAGTGTTTCTCGACACGGGCGACGGGCTCTTGGTACAGGAATTGCCGTTTAGCGTAACCCTCAAGCAATTCCATGTGGATTACTACGAAAACGGCATGCCGAAAAACTTTGCCAGCGATTTAATCGTTACCGACCGGCAAAGCGGTCAAACCTACACCCCCACCGTGAAAGTGAACCATCCCTTCACCCTGCACGGCATTTCGCTCTACCAGGCCAGCTTCGGCGACGGCGGCTCCGGCCTCACCTTCCGCGCCTGGAACTTGGGCACGCCCTCCGCCGCCAGCACCGAACTCAAAGCCGCCTCGCTTAGCGCTTTCCCGCTGCACCTGGGCCAAAATCAAACTCAACAATACACGCTCGAATTCACCGAACTGCGCCCGCTGAACGTGGAAGACGAAGAGCAAACCGATAACGCCGCCTCGCAGCCGGCCAATCTGCGCCACCGCCTCAACGAGGCACGCAGCGTGCAGCAGTCCGATGCCCTGCACAACGTCGGCCCCACCATCACCTTCCGCCTGCGCGACCAGGCCGGCCAGGCGCGCGAGTATGTCAACTACATGCTGCCCCTGCGGCGCGGCGGCGATTTCTACTTCGCCACCGGCGAGCGCGGCAGCAACAGCGAAGACTACCGCTGGCTGATGATTCCCGCCGATAAAAACGGCAAGCCCGACACCTTCATGCACCTGCGCGCCGTGCTGCTTCAGCCCGAGCTGCGCGAAGCCGTGCTCGACCGTGCCGTGGCCGATATGCCCGAGCCTTCCAAAACCCGCTTCCGCGAAGCCTTGGGCAATATCTTGGAGCTGTTCGCCCGCGAAGGCTATGTGGGCATCAACCAATTCGTGGAAAATAAAATCCCCGCCGCCGAACAAGACCGGATGCGCGAATTGTTCTACCAAATGCTGTTCGGCGCGGGCAATATCGCCCTCGAACAGGCACTGTCCGAACAAGGGCTGGACTGGCCGCAGAACGAAGAGCGCAACCGCTTCCTCATCAACAGCTTCGATGCCTACACCGGCCTTACCCGCTTCGGCTCGCCGGTGTTGCTGCAATTAAACGGCTACAACGAAGTGAAATCCTCCGGCCTGCAGATGACCCGCTCACCCGGCCAAGGCCTGGTGTATCTGGGCTCTGTACTGCTGATTTTAGGCACGGCGCTTATGTTTTACCTGCGCGAACAACGCGCCTGGCTGCTGTATGACCACGGCCAAGCCCTCTTTGCCATGAGCTCCGCCCGCCTCAAACGGCAGCTGGAACCGATTTTCGCCACACACACACAACACCTCACGCGCCTGGCGCAGGAATTGAACCATGACCAACCCTAA
- a CDS encoding bile acid:sodium symporter family protein → MTALQRFSRFIGNTFALWAALFAMAGFLAPSLFTSFIAPYIPWLLGVIMFGMGLTLAPSDFKILGQHPKAVLIGVVAQFVIMPTTAYLLSRALNLPPEVAIGVVLVGACPGGTASNVMTFLARGNVALSVAVTSISTLLAPLLTPAVFFLFANQWIDVSATTMLVSILQMVLLPIVLGVVAHTLFRKQTAAAINVLPLISVLAIVLIIGAVVAGSRTQIIETGLLIFGVVVLHNTIGYTLGFLAAKLFGLPYDAQKTLAIEVGMQNSGLGAALAKAHFAMMPLVAVPSAIFSVWHNISGSLLASYWATKAEKQAQAAQKENTAAK, encoded by the coding sequence ATGACAGCTTTACAAAGATTCAGCCGCTTCATCGGCAACACTTTTGCCCTGTGGGCAGCGCTGTTTGCCATGGCCGGCTTCTTGGCGCCCTCCCTCTTCACCAGCTTCATCGCTCCCTATATCCCCTGGCTTTTGGGCGTCATCATGTTCGGCATGGGGCTCACCCTCGCCCCCTCCGATTTCAAAATCCTCGGGCAACACCCCAAAGCCGTGCTCATCGGCGTGGTGGCGCAGTTTGTAATTATGCCCACCACCGCCTACCTGCTCTCGCGCGCCCTTAATCTGCCGCCCGAAGTGGCCATCGGCGTGGTGCTGGTGGGCGCCTGCCCCGGCGGCACCGCCTCCAACGTAATGACCTTTCTCGCGCGCGGCAATGTGGCGCTCTCCGTGGCCGTTACCTCCATCAGCACCCTGCTCGCGCCCCTACTCACCCCGGCGGTGTTCTTCCTGTTTGCCAACCAATGGATCGACGTTTCCGCCACCACAATGCTGGTATCCATTTTGCAAATGGTGCTGCTGCCCATCGTGCTGGGCGTGGTGGCGCACACCCTGTTCCGCAAGCAAACTGCCGCCGCCATCAATGTGCTGCCGCTGATTTCCGTGCTCGCCATCGTGCTGATTATCGGCGCCGTGGTAGCCGGCAGCCGCACGCAGATCATCGAAACCGGCCTGTTGATTTTCGGCGTGGTGGTGCTGCACAACACCATCGGCTATACCCTGGGCTTCCTCGCCGCCAAACTCTTCGGCCTGCCCTACGACGCGCAAAAAACCCTCGCCATCGAAGTCGGCATGCAAAACTCCGGCCTCGGCGCGGCGCTGGCCAAAGCCCACTTTGCCATGATGCCGCTGGTGGCCGTGCCCAGCGCCATCTTCAGCGTGTGGCATAATATTTCCGGCTCCCTCCTCGCCTCCTATTGGGCCACCAAAGCCGAAAAACAGGCACAGGCCGCGCAAAAGGAAAACACTGCCGCCAAGTAA